The proteins below come from a single Mercenaria mercenaria strain notata chromosome 3, MADL_Memer_1, whole genome shotgun sequence genomic window:
- the LOC123523962 gene encoding heat shock 70 kDa protein 12A-like: MKKFFGLGRKKKCPEKTDTPEAPSAEQQVMPDDTQPAQASPKVLVGAIDFGTTYSGWAFSFLQEFKSDPTKASVKVWHSGTGTLATEKAPTCILIEPDGKTAVAFGYDAENKYRELIDTDENKSYYFFRRFKMTLHKKLGERIDRTITLEDEMGKSLRALDVFAIIIEYLIKDMLQDVNKRLAGIIQESEIHWVLTVPAIWTDGAKQFMREAAEKAGIDVSNLTFALEPEAASIYCRHLSVETTVDGSDVSVSKFKTGTRYMILDAGGGTIDITVHEVGDNGMKEVHAATGGDWGGTMVDKDFEDWLLKVFSREVYDRFKSEFTEDWQDFWRDFEIKKRSITHNKTPARVNLRFPLSLKEVYTSINGDSISDSLSSYRDQLTLQGDKMKFSAECFRSFFTNSVQNIISHVKDVLKECNVEAILMVGGYSESPILQHAVQTAFPDKDIVLPREASSTILRGALIFGHSPRSISERVLKYTYGIEICMPFKEGKHPESKRVVYDGDSKCIGIFDKLVEKNQAVKVGKAQARKMYNPTAINQSVIPIRFFASNILDPQYVDQDCFAVGELTVEISDPDDDLSRELFISLSFSGTEIVVEAEDKKAERKFVTSINFLG, from the exons ATGAAGAAATTTTTCGGACTGGGAAGAAAGAAGAAATGCCCAGAAAAGACGGATACGCCAGAAGCTCCGAGTGCAGAACAACAGGTGATGCCGGATGATACTCAACCAGCGCAG GCATCACCCAAAGTTCTTGTGGGAGCTATTGATTTCGGAACAACTTACTCTGGATGGGCGTTCTCGTTTTTGCAAGAGTTTAAAAGTGACCCGACCAAAGCCTCTGTTAAAGTATGGCACTCTGGGACAGGTACATTGGCGACTGAAAAGGCACCGACTTGTATCTTAATTGAACCAGATGGAAAGACAGCGGTCGCCTTTGGATATGATGCTGAAAATAAATACAGAGAGCTGATAGATACAGACGAGAATAAGTCATACTACTTCTTTAGGCGTTTTAAAATGACGCTTCATAAAAAATTAGGAGAG CGGATAGATCGCACCATTACTCTGGAAGACGAAATGGGAAAGTCCCTACGAGCACTTGACGTATTTGCAATAATCATTGAATATTTGATTAAGGACATGTTGCAAGACGTAAACAAACGATTAGCAGGTATCATACAGGAAAGTGAAATTCACTGGGTTCTCACTGTTCCTGCTATATGGACTGACGGAGCGAAGCAATTCATGAGAGAAGCTGCAGAGAAG GCCGGTATTGACGTCTCGAATCTGACATTCGCTTTAGAACCGGAAGCAGCGTCCATTTACTGTCGTCATCTCTCCGTTGAAACTACAGTCGATGGGTCAGATGTCTCTGTATCAAAGTTTAAAACCGGTACAAGATATATGATTTTAGATGCTGGAG GTGGAACCATAGACATTACAGTTCATGAAGTAGGCGATAACGGAATGAAGGAAGTTCATGCAGCAACTGGTGGCGATTGGGGTGGGACAATGGTTGACAAGGATTTTGAAGATTGGCTTCTGAAGGTATTCAGCAGGGAAGTTTACGATAGGTTCAAATCAGAATTCACTGAAGACTGGCAAGATTTTTGGAGAGATTTCGAAATTAAGAAGCGATCGATAACGCATAACAAAACCCCCGCAAGAGTCAATTTGAGGTTTCCTTTATCGTTAAAAGAAGTATATACGTCAATCAACGGAGACAGCATTTCAGATTCTCTTTCTTCATATCGCGATCAGCTGACACTTCAAGGCgacaaaatgaaattttcagCAGAATGTTTCAGGTCTTTCTTCACGAATTCTGTCCAAAATATCATTAGTCATGTAAAAGATGTATTGAAAGAATGTAATGTCGAAGCCATTCTGATGGTCGGCGGTTATTCGGAGTCCCCCATACTACAGCATGCTGTGCAGACTGCATTCCCTGATAAAGATATCGTCTTGCCTCGAGAAGCATCGTCCACTATTTTGAGAGGTGCACTGATATTCGGGCATAGTCCAAGGTCGATTTCTGAGCGTGTTCTTAAATACACATACGGCATTGAAATCTGCATGCCATTTAAAGAAGGAAAGCATCCTGAATCCAAAAGAGTCGTGTATGATGGCGACAGTAAGTGCATAGGCATTTTTGATAAACTTGTTGAAAAGAACCAAGCCGTTAAAGTTGGAAAAGCTCAAGCTCGAAAAATGTATAATCCAACGGCTATTAATCAGTCCGTCATACCTATCCGTTTCTTCGCATCGAACATACTCGATCCACAATATGTCGATCAGGACTGTTTTGCTGTTGGAGAATTAACCGTAGAGATTTCTGACCCAGATGACGATCTAAGTCGTGAACTATTTATTTCACTTTCATTTAGTGGTACTGAGATAGTGGTAGAGGCGGAAGACAAAAAAGCTGAGAGAAAATTTGTGACATCTATTAACTTTTTAGGTTAA